Genomic DNA from Paucilactobacillus hokkaidonensis JCM 18461:
TTCCCGAAACTGGAATGTTAAATAAACATACGATTAAATCAATGGCAAATAGTCCAATTGCGGGTTTGATATGCAGGTATTTTTTTAAGATCATCGGCGGCACAGTAGTTCCACCACTAGATGCATCAATTCTAAAATTGATTGAGACACCGACAGCAAAAATAATACTACCAACAATGATCGCCAACAGACGATCTTCCACAATCATTATTTGTGGTGTAATTGCCAAGAATACAGGTAAGAGCAAGCTACCAAGCAAAATTCGTTTGGTAGTTTCTTTGTCTAGTAACCAAATTGCTAATCCGAGCATTAGCGCATTGACTATTAAGGTTGTTAGCCCAACTGAAACACTAAATACTTCTTGTACTAAGATCGCGATTCCAGTGGCACCTCCGGCAGCTACCCCATGTGGGGCATAAAACATATTGATGCTAATGGCAATGATTTCTAGTGCAACTAGCATCATTGCAAGTCGTGTAAGGGAAAAGTTAAAATATCGTTTCATAGGTCACCTCTCGTCTATTCTATTATTTATTTATTATAGTTACCATTATAACATACTATGATTTTAACTAAGAATTATTAAAATTGTAGTCATAATTATGTACTGTTTGCAGGAACTGTACTATAGTGAATCAAATCAATTAGAATTAAGGGGAATAGATTGAAACATAAATCGGTGTTTTTTTGGCTGGCACTAGTGATGGGATTTATTTTCATTCCAGTAGCCCATAAAAGCCAATTGCTACCAATTACTGGTGAAATTGAGCAGTATATTAATAAAGTAGTTCCTAACACAAATTCAACTAAACAAGATCAGAACGTATCACAAAGTAGTTCAGTGGAATCAACGACTACAACGGAGCAGACACCATTAGAATCAAATGTTGAGGGAAAAAGACTGTCCAGTACGTACTATTATCATTTTGCGCAGGGCGTACCACAGTCAGTTAAAACAGCATTCAAGTACGCCATTCAAACGTATAACCAAACTGGTGTAGTTAAGTTGGTGGCTGGAACGGGTACTCAAAAACAAAATCAGATCACTTTTTCGACTTACCGTAAAGTAATGAGCGCACAGCAACAAGGTACGATTGAGTTAGGCCGTGGTGGTCCTGAAATTATTACACAGGTTGGTTTTGGTGCGTATACCGCCAATCATGCCCAAGCTAGTTTAAATATTAACTACCCGGGATTAATTAAGAATTCTGTTGCAATTCATGAATTGGGCCATGCGTTAGGTTTGGCTCATAGTTCGAGCCAACGATCAGTGATGTACCCAATTGATCGTGGGAGGACAACTCTAACTGATGCAGATATTAATGGCCTTAAGAAAATTTATGATCAGTAACTAAATTTTAAACATTAGGAGGATTGAAAATGACTTCATTTTTATTGCCACTTGCAATGACTGATGGCGCCAAGGTTGGAATTGCCGTTGGCGCGTTAGTCTTTATTATATTATTTATTAAATTAATCATTGGATTTATTAAATTTTGTTTCCGACATCCAGTTATATTTATTGTGTTGTTATTGTGTGGCGGATTAGGATTTGCATTTAACTTTTTATTAGCGGGGATATTAATTTTGGCAGTGTTAGCCGGTGGAGTGGTAATGTTTATTTTTAACGAGTTTGGCTAAATGATAACAATTACTATTTACATTAAAAAGTAATTATGGTAGTCTGTTAAAAGTAATTATTACGATTTAACGGGGGAATCAACCATGGCAGAGAAAATTGATTATGCAAGTGCCAAACGGCGACTAAATAGTAGAAACATTAAAACTCGCAATCGGGCAAAAAAGGTTTTACATGATATGAAACGAAATAATGTTAAGAAGGTGTTAGTAAATGGCTAAGAAATCAAAAATAATGAAGGCACGTAAAATCGATGCCACAATCGAAAAATATGCGGCATTACGACAAGAGCTTAAAAAAAATCATGATTATATTGCTTTGAGCAAGTTACCACGAAACGCTTCACCAACGAGACATCACAATCGCGACAGTTTAGATGGTCGTCCTCATGCATATATGCGCAAGTTTAAAATGTCACGGATTAATTTTCGGCATTATGCTCATTTAGGACAAATTCCAGGAGTTAAAAAGGCTAGCTGGTAATACAATAGTGTATCAAAAATGGTTCTATGAAAGCTGAATTGCTTTCGTAGGACCATTTTTATTTGACAATATAATTCAATCTAGTTAAAGCTTAAAATTTAATTGCATCGAGATTAAGCAAGCAGTAAAAATGACAGCATCTATAAATAATTGTTATAATCAACATAAGGAGACTATAACAAATTTTGAAATAATTAGGAGGCTTCCATAATGGATAGATTAAAGGATAAAGTCGCGATTATTACTGGTGGTTCTCAAGGTATGGGTGCTGCGCATGCTAAGTTGTTTATTGATGAAGGTGCTAAGGTCGTTATTACAGATATCAATGCAGAAAAAGGTGAAAAATATGCCGATGAATTGGGTAACAATGCCACGTTCATTAAACAAGATGTTTCTAGTGAAACTGACTGGCAAAGGGTAATGGATGAAACTAAACAGAAGCTTGGCAACTTAGATATACTGGTGAATAATGCCGGAATTACGTTTGCTAAGTCGATTTTTGACATTACAGTTGATGATTATGTAAAGATATTCCGTATTAATCAATTAGGAGCATTTCTGGGAACTAAATATGCTGCTATCGCAATGAAAGATCAGCAACATGGAAGTATCGTCAATATTTCTTCTTTAAATGGTATTGTTGGTGGTGCGGTTGGATATACAGATACTAAATTTGCTGTTCGTGGGTTAACTAAAGCCGCTGCATTAGAATTAGCCCATTACAATATCAGAGTTAATTCTGTTCATCCAGGGGTTATTTCAACTCCAATGATCCATCAGGGAGATACAGGTGATGCAGTGGAACAGTTTGCCAAATCAATTCCGTTGCAGCGAATTGCTAAACCAAATGAAGTTTCAAAAATGGTTCTTTTCCTGGCCTCTGATGATTCCAGTTATTCTACTGGATCAGAATTTGTTATTGACGGTGGAATGAGTGCTCAATAGTCCTAAAATGGTGTGCCAATTAATTTTAAAAAAATATCGTCAGGAAGGCGCTCCTTCCATGGCGATATTTTTTATTTGGTAAGTGTTGTTAGCAACATAGTTACTTTAATTTAAAGTCTAAAACGACTGGATTATGATCCGAGTATTTAAACTGAGTATTGTGGACGTGAATGTCTGTTGCAGTAATATTTTTGGATAAAATATAACCATCGATCATTGTCACGAATGTTCGTCCTTTTTTATACGGCTGATTTAAATTACGAACGGATGGGATTCCAGCTTGTTTTAAACCAGTCGTTGGAATGTAAAAATTATTAGGTAATTTTTTTCGTGGAAATGGATTTGTCCAAGTTAACTTTGGATTACCAGTTTTAAATATTTTAGCGCTATTATTCAAAATAGCATGATTATAATCACCTGCCACTAGAACATAATTACCTTGTTTGTATTCATCGTGAATAAAAGTAAATAACTTCTTGAATTGTGTATTTTGAATGGCCTTATTTTTGGTATACGCTGACATATGAATATTGACCATTAGAAAATATTTACCGTTATTCACTCGACTTTTAGTAACAGTAAATGCGCGATCAAGA
This window encodes:
- the rpsN gene encoding 30S ribosomal protein S14, whose protein sequence is MAKKSKIMKARKIDATIEKYAALRQELKKNHDYIALSKLPRNASPTRHHNRDSLDGRPHAYMRKFKMSRINFRHYAHLGQIPGVKKASW
- a CDS encoding SDR family NAD(P)-dependent oxidoreductase, whose product is MDRLKDKVAIITGGSQGMGAAHAKLFIDEGAKVVITDINAEKGEKYADELGNNATFIKQDVSSETDWQRVMDETKQKLGNLDILVNNAGITFAKSIFDITVDDYVKIFRINQLGAFLGTKYAAIAMKDQQHGSIVNISSLNGIVGGAVGYTDTKFAVRGLTKAAALELAHYNIRVNSVHPGVISTPMIHQGDTGDAVEQFAKSIPLQRIAKPNEVSKMVLFLASDDSSYSTGSEFVIDGGMSAQ
- a CDS encoding matrixin family metalloprotease produces the protein MKHKSVFFWLALVMGFIFIPVAHKSQLLPITGEIEQYINKVVPNTNSTKQDQNVSQSSSVESTTTTEQTPLESNVEGKRLSSTYYYHFAQGVPQSVKTAFKYAIQTYNQTGVVKLVAGTGTQKQNQITFSTYRKVMSAQQQGTIELGRGGPEIITQVGFGAYTANHAQASLNINYPGLIKNSVAIHELGHALGLAHSSSQRSVMYPIDRGRTTLTDADINGLKKIYDQ
- a CDS encoding putative metal homeostasis protein, which produces MAEKIDYASAKRRLNSRNIKTRNRAKKVLHDMKRNNVKKVLVNG
- a CDS encoding YitT family protein; protein product: MKRYFNFSLTRLAMMLVALEIIAISINMFYAPHGVAAGGATGIAILVQEVFSVSVGLTTLIVNALMLGLAIWLLDKETTKRILLGSLLLPVFLAITPQIMIVEDRLLAIIVGSIIFAVGVSINFRIDASSGGTTVPPMILKKYLHIKPAIGLFAIDLIVCLFNIPVSGIEAFILAVFSIGLTSIVMNYVETGFDRKKVIYVMSNRTLPQIEADILKETDHGLTIHQVLGGYSGEPKEMLMVIVEHGHFRELVNRIHRIDPVAFVLVTEAAEVHGGNIN